The genomic region GTAGAGAACCTCGATCCCCTTGGCGCGGAAGCCTTCGAGATGCGGGCTGGCGGCAATCGCCTCCACGCTTTCGCCGGAAGCGGTATAGATCGCCTTCTGCCCCGGCTTCATCCGCCCAACATAGTCGGCGAGGCTCACCCAACCGTCTTGAGTGGAGGAGCGGAACCGGGTGAGGCCGAGGATGGTCTGGCGGTTCTCAAAATCCTCGTACAGCCCTTCCTTCAGCACTGGGCCGAAGGCCTCCCAGAATTTTTCGTATGCGGAATGGTCCGCGTCCGGCTTCGCCTTCTTTTCCAACTCGCCCAGAATTTTCTTCACGAGGCCGGAGCGGATTTTGCGCACCGTTGGGTTGTTTTGCAGCATCTCGCGGCTGACGTTCAGCGGCAGATCAGCGGAATCGACAACGCCCTGCACGAACCGCAGCCACGTCGGCATCAGGTCTTTGCAGTCGTCGGTGATGAACACCCGGCGCACATAGAGCTTTACCCGGTGCTGGCGTTCCGGGGTGAAGAGATCGGGCGGGCGCTTATTCGGCAGAAACAGCAGCGCCGAATATTCCAACGCCCCTTCGGCCTTGATATGCAGGGTGGCGAAGGGATCGTCCTTATCGTAGGTCAGGCTTTCGTAAAACGCCTTCGTCTGCTCCGCCGTCACCTCGTTCTTCGCGCGGGTCCAGAGGGCGGAGGCGGCGTTAATCGTCTCGGTCTTCTCCGCCGTTTGCAGTTTGATCGGCAAGGCAATGTGATCGGAATAGCGGCGGACGACTTCCTTCAGGCGCCATTCGTCCAGAAACTCGGCGGCGTCTTCCTTCAGGTGCAGAGTGATCGTCGTGCCGCGCGTCGCCTGGTCCGCTTCGGCAACGGTAAAGCTGCCGCGCCCATCCGATTCCCAGGCAAAAGCTTCGGCCGCCCCGGCCTTGCGGGAGGTGACGCGCACCTTATCCGCGACCATAAACGCCGAATAGAAGCCGACGCCGAATTGGCCGATCAGCGAAAAATCCTTCTTGGCGTCGCCCGACAGGGTTTCAAGAAACTTGCCGGTGCCGGAGCGGGCGATGGTACCGAGGTTTTCCACCAATTCCATCCGGTCCATGCCGATGCCGGTATCGGCAATCGTCAGGGTCTTCGCCTCGGCGTCCGCCGTCAAGGTCACGGCATAATCGAGGGCGGGACCGGCCTTCTCCGGTTCGGTCAGCGCCAAATAGCGGTGCTTGTCGCAGGCATCCGCCGCGTTGGAGATGAGTTCGCGCAAGAACACGTCCCGCTCGCTATAGAGGGCATGGGCCACAATATCGAGCAAGCGGCTGACTTCAGCTTGGAAGGCCAAAGTTTCGGTGGTCATTGCACAATCCTTTCTTCTTATCGAGATACCGGGGTGCGAGATAAGCCGCCCCGGCGCCAGATTCAAGCCCGCTATTTTACCGCGTTGGCCGCATTCAGAATCGGCGCGATGTCGATCCCATTGACCAGCACCCCGCCGCTGTCGGTCACATCGATGCGATAATCATATTGGCTGCGGCCATCGGCAGCCGTCCCCTTCTTGCCAACCCCCTTGATGAGCTGGAGAAACAGCACGGCCTGGGCGGCATTGCGGGTTTTCATCGCCTGGAGTTTGCTGAGCGAATCTTCCAGCCCAACCACCGAAATATTGGTGCCGCTCGTTGGCGTTTTTGCGGTTTGGGCGACAGCCCCGCCCGCCATCAGAAGGCCCGCCACCGTTAGCCCGATCATCATGCGCCGCATCATCTTCTCCATCGCAGGATCGCTGTGCCTCCCTAGATAGGGGGCCACGCCGGACTTGTCTTGCATCAATGCGGTTTTTCTGCGAAACAGAGCGGGAACATATAAAAAGAGGTAGAGAGCCATGCGGGTTCTCGTGATCGGTGCAAGCGGGTTCGTGGGGCAAGCCGTGGTGCGCGGGTTAACTGCCGCCGGAATGGCCGTGCTCCCTGCGGGCCGCTCGCCGGAGCGGTTGCGGCGGCT from Elstera cyanobacteriorum harbors:
- the htpG gene encoding molecular chaperone HtpG, with the translated sequence MTTETLAFQAEVSRLLDIVAHALYSERDVFLRELISNAADACDKHRYLALTEPEKAGPALDYAVTLTADAEAKTLTIADTGIGMDRMELVENLGTIARSGTGKFLETLSGDAKKDFSLIGQFGVGFYSAFMVADKVRVTSRKAGAAEAFAWESDGRGSFTVAEADQATRGTTITLHLKEDAAEFLDEWRLKEVVRRYSDHIALPIKLQTAEKTETINAASALWTRAKNEVTAEQTKAFYESLTYDKDDPFATLHIKAEGALEYSALLFLPNKRPPDLFTPERQHRVKLYVRRVFITDDCKDLMPTWLRFVQGVVDSADLPLNVSREMLQNNPTVRKIRSGLVKKILGELEKKAKPDADHSAYEKFWEAFGPVLKEGLYEDFENRQTILGLTRFRSSTQDGWVSLADYVGRMKPGQKAIYTASGESVEAIAASPHLEGFRAKGIEVLYLTDPIDEFWLPMIGTFDEKPFQSVTRGAADLGEIAADGEEKPAEKPETTPDLAALIDRLKGVYGETVKDVRVSQRLTDSAVCLVADEGDVDLHLEKLLRQHQRLDRDAKRVLEINPTHPVITKLTGTPAEAAIDDAAWLLLDQAHILEGTPVRDARAFARRLESVLGR